The proteins below come from a single Rosa rugosa chromosome 2, drRosRugo1.1, whole genome shotgun sequence genomic window:
- the LOC133730459 gene encoding uncharacterized protein LOC133730459: MKTCISYNSLKRKITSRTLKGHVLANCLTTWALLGEVSLQITCPVTPVFIFKEWMLECVNRVSLEQFEKFMMFLWALWTNRNAVLWEAKPRLPTDIAIATMRWFNEYKLVHASSIPGVKGIQRWTSPAEHVLKCNIDGSYNYHRRKGGVGCVLRDHKGEFWAALTKVVHNANFAFQVELLALKAAVQFAISLHHEPVQFETDCLQLIQTINAEDEDASICGHVINEFRAMFSNYPMFSLAHVNRRANNVAHNLACTTPHSELSHSWFLYALEFIRDAILSDIHH; encoded by the exons ATGAAGACGTGCATATCCTACAATTCGCTGAAGAGGAAGATTACGTCCAGGACTCTAAAAG GGCATGTCCTAGCAAATTGTCTGACAACTTGGGCATTGCTGGGTGAGGTTTCTCTCCAAATCACTTGTCCTGTGACACCAGTATTCATCTTCAAGGAGTGGATGTTGGAATGTGTTAACCGAGTATCATTGGAGCAATTTGAGAAGTTCATGATGTTCTTATGGGCCTTGTGGACGAATAGAAATGCGGTTTTGTGGGAGGCGAAACCACGATTGCCAACAGATATAGCGATTGCCACGATGAGATGGTTCAATGAATACAAACTTGTACACGCCTCGTCTATTCCAGGAGTGAAGGGGATTCAAAGGTGGACTAGTCCGGCTGAGCATGTGTTGAAATGCAATATTGATGGGAGCTATAATTATCATCGGAGGAAAGGTGGAGTGGGATGTGTCCTTCGTGATCACAAGGGAGAATTTTGGGCTGCTCTGACGAAAGTGGTACATAATGCCAATTTCGCATTCCAGGTTGAGCTTTTGGCCTTAAAAGCTGCAGTCCAGTTTGCTATATCACTGCACCATGAACCGGTACAGTTTGAAACTGATTGTTTACAACTGATCCAAACTATCAATGCGGAGGATGAAGATGCTTCAATCTGTGGTCATGTTATAAATGAATTCAGAGCAATGTTTAGCAATTATCCTATGTTTTCTCTAGCTCATGTTAATCGTCGAGCAAACAATGTGGCTCATAATCTTGCTTGTACGACTCCTCATTCAGAGCTCTCTCATTCTTGGTTTTTGTATGCTCTTGAATTTATAAGGGATGCCATCTTAAGCGATATTCATCACTAA